Genomic DNA from Streptomyces sp. GS7:
CGCCGCGACCCGTTCCCGGGAGGCGCAGGTGGCCGAGCAGTAGCGGCGGGCGCTTCCGGGGCCGGTGCCCGAATAGAGGGTTCGGCAGCCGGACGCGGCACATTCGCCCCAGGGGATGCGGCCGTATTCGGTCAGAACCTGGGCCAGCGCCAGGGCACTTGAGGCCAGGAACCAGCCGGCCCAGCTCGCGTCATCGCCCCGGTCCACGTGGAGGTGCCAGGGGTGGCCGCCGTGCCGGGAGAGATGTGGACGGGCGCCGCACTCGGCCAGCAGCGCGTTGATGGCGAGCGCGGCCCGGTCGATGTCGGTCTCCGCGAGGAGGTGCGCGATACGGGCCGCGGCGCCGCGCAGGTCATCGGCGTCGTGCTGCGAGAACGCCTCGTCGGTGAGGTCGTCCGGGCCCTCCCCATGGCGCGCGAGGAGTTCGGCGAGGGCCGTACGCGGCAGGCCGGGGGCGGAACGCACCGCGTTCGCCAGGTCGATCAGCCGGTCCATGGGCCGGAAGCCGTGCTGTGCCGCGCCACCGATACCGGTCATGTCCCCCATCTCCCTGCTGCCGAGTCCCGGGCGAGCGCTCGGATGATCTTCGCGCCGGCGACGTGGGCCGGCCAGGTGTAACGTCTTATTCGTTTAGCACGTTACACCTGTCCATCGCCCGTCGCCCGTTTCCCGCCGCCCGTGGAGGAATCGCCGTGCGCACACCCCAACTCCCCACCGGATTACGGCTCTATCCGGCCACCGCCTTCTTCGCGCGGCTCGCCGAGGAGGGCGCCGGCGTGGCCGTGGTGCTGCTGGCGCTCGCCCGTACCGGAAGCGCGACTCAGGGGGCGTACACCCTCACCGCCTGGATGGCACCGCACGTCCTCGCCGCCCCC
This window encodes:
- a CDS encoding CGNR zinc finger domain-containing protein, which produces MGDMTGIGGAAQHGFRPMDRLIDLANAVRSAPGLPRTALAELLARHGEGPDDLTDEAFSQHDADDLRGAAARIAHLLAETDIDRAALAINALLAECGARPHLSRHGGHPWHLHVDRGDDASWAGWFLASSALALAQVLTEYGRIPWGECAASGCRTLYSGTGPGSARRYCSATCASRERVAAHRRRKRQEAAGRET